Proteins encoded by one window of Vigna radiata var. radiata cultivar VC1973A chromosome 5, Vradiata_ver6, whole genome shotgun sequence:
- the LOC106761618 gene encoding uncharacterized protein LOC106761618 produces MKIFEWMQNRINGSNGRKRTSSISATHYTKHEPCKQEFSDWPQALLAIGTFGSNTMKEDSGGRNKNTVEDSSSFKDCTQEITLEEVANLQNEFCIFFKGRVEPNLGGEQEEHTNDLTKDCLNSEHSEAKENESLSDGSNAMRGNFYPSKSIVFSRGKDYCLDHSSKRGVGKKSLSFLLKKMLGCKSGFQPTPLFKDPLSTESRMEKILRAILHKKIYPQGSCSTAPFINKYLEATPISQFDDDEDNEDGDDEEELATVSENGSKWVKTDSEYIVLEI; encoded by the exons ATGAAG ATTTTTGAGTGGATGCAAAACAGAATCAATGGGAGCAATGGAAGAAAACGTACTTCATCGATTTCAGCTACCC ATTACACAAAGCATGAACCTTGCAAACAAGAGTTCAGTGACTGGCCTCAAGCACTCCTTGCAATTGGAACGTTTGGGAGCAACACCATGAAAGAAGATTCGGGTGGAAGGAATAAAAACACTGTGGAGGATTCATCTTCCTTCAAGGATTGCACACAAGAGATCACGCTAGAAGAAGTTGCAAATCTTCAGAATGAGTTCTGCATATTCTTTAAGGGGCGAGTGGAGCCAAATTTGGGAGGTGAACAAGAAGAACACACCAATGATCTGACCAAGGATTGTTTGAACAGTGAGCATTCTGAAGCTAAAGAAAATGAATCTCTTTCTGATGGCTCCAATGCCATGCGAGGTAATTTCTACCCAAGCAAGAGTATAGTGTTTAGCAGGGGAAAAGATTATTGTTTGGATCATAGCAGTAAGAGAGGTGTTGGGAAGAAAtcactctcttttcttcttaagAAGATGCTTGGTTGCAAAAGTGGTTTTCAACCAACCCCTTTGTTCAAAGATCCACTTTCAACTGAGTCCAGAATGGAGAAG ATTTTGAGGGCAATACTTCACAAAAAGATATATCCCCAAGGTTCATGTTCGACTGCACCGTTCATAAACAAGTACCTTGAAGCCACACCAATTTCTCagtttgatgatgatgaggacaatgaagatggtgatgatgaagaggaACTTGCTACTGTTTCAGAAAATGGAAGTAAATGGGTGAAGACTGATTCTGAAT ATATTGTTCTTGAGATATGA
- the LOC106761798 gene encoding pollen receptor-like kinase 3, with amino-acid sequence MAAVRFHHHLLLLFFHLFFTLSSSTETQSLLRLKQSLVNGDRSLSSWIPNVSPCSGTWLGVVCFNGVITGLHLSDLDLSGPIDVDALAEIRGLRTLSFINNSFTGPIPAFNKLGSIKSLLLTQNRFSGPIPNDFFDPLNSLKKLWLSGNRFNGTIPQSLTQLDLLKELHLEYNSFSGLIPNFGQRLKSLDLSFNKLEGPIPESLATFTVDSFVGNDELCGKPLVKACEVSDTSYSMASNVGEEEYGSGWGRKVIVVLVVVSVAALLFLLLTRKKRVEFTAVSRNSNAEEAVEVQVASVRGSVGGSVGERRENKRGDIVMVNETRGVFGLQDMMKAAAEVLGNGGLGSAYKAAMTNGLCVVVKRMREVNKMGKEVFDAEMRQFGRIRHRNIITPLAYHYRREEKLLITEYMPKGSLFYVLHGDRGLSHSELTWPIRLRIVKGIARGLGFLYTEFSTYDLPHGNLKSCNVLLSDDYEPLLSDYAFQPLVNPNVAVQALFAFKTPDFVQNQKVTQKTDVYCLGIIILEVITGKFPAQYHSNGKGGTDVVQWAHSAVSEGMEVELVDPELSSNDTNSRNQMLKLLRIGVACTESNSDQRPKMKEAIRRIEEVQV; translated from the coding sequence ATGGCCGCTGTTCGCTTTCACCACCACCTCCTTCTCCTCTTCTTCCACCTCTTCTTCACTCTCTCTTCTTCAACCGAAACCCAATCCCTCCTCCGTCTCAAGCAGTCCCTTGTCAACGGCGATCGCTCTCTCTCCTCCTGGATCCCCAACGTCTCGCCTTGCTCTGGCACCTGGCTAGGCGTTGTTTGCTTCAACGGGGTCATCACGGGCCTGCATCTCTCCGACTTGGACCTCTCGGGACCAATCGACGTCGACGCCCTGGCGGAGATTCGCGGCCTCAGAACTCTCAGCTTCATCAACAACTCCTTCACGGGACCAATCCCGGCGTTCAACAAACTGGGCTCAATCAAGTCCCTCCTTTTAACCCAAAACCGTTTCTCCGGACCAATCCCAAACGACTTTTTCGACCCGTTGAACTCCCTCAAGAAACTCTGGCTCTCCGGCAACCGCTTCAACGGCACCATCCCCCAATCCCTAACCCAGCTCGACCTCCTCAAAGAACTCCACCTCGAGTACAACTCCTTCTCGGGCTTAATCCCTAACTTCGGCCAACGGCTAAAATCGCTGGACCTCTCCTTCAACAAACTCGAAGGGCCCATTCCCGAGAGTCTGGCGACGTTCACCGTGGACTCGTTCGTAGGAAACGATGAACTGTGCGGTAAACCGTTGGTGAAGGCGTGCGAGGTTTCCGACACGTCATACTCGATGGCGAGCAACGTGGGAGAGGAGGAGTACGGAAGCGGGTGGGGGAGGAAGGTGATCGTGGTGCTGGTGGTGGTGTCGGTGGCGGCGTTGTTATTTCTGCTTTTGACGCGGAAGAAGCGGGTGGAGTTCACGGCGGTGAGCAGGAACAGCAACGCGGAGGAGGCTGTGGAGGTGCAGGTGGCGAGCGTGAGGGGGAGCGTGGGGGGGAGCGTGGGAGAGAGGAGGGAGAACAAGAGGGGGGACATAGTGATGGTGAACGAGACGAGAGGGGTGTTTGGGCTACAAGACATGATGAAGGCGGCAGCGGAGGTGCTGGGGAACGGTGGGCTGGGGTCGGCGTACAAGGCGGCGATGACGAACGGACTGTGCGTGGTGGTGAAGAGGATGAGGGAGGTGAATAAGATGGGGAAGGAGGTGTTCGACGCGGAGATGAGGCAGTTCGGAAGGATACGACACCGTAACATCATCACTCCCCTGGCTTACCACTACAGAAGGGAGGAGAAGCTCCTGATAACCGAGTACATGCCGAAAGGAAGCTTGTTCTATGTATTGCATGGTGATAGAGGTCTATCACATTCTGAATTGACATGGCCAATTCGTTTGAGGATTGTGAAGGGAATTGCAAGAGGGTTGGGATTTCTTTACACTGAATTTTCCACATACGATTTGCCTCATGGGAATCTTAAATCTTGCAATGTTCTTCTAAGTGATGATTATGAGCCTCTTTTGAGTGACTATGCATTTCAGCCACTGGTGAACCCGAATGTTGCAGTGCAGGCATTGTTTGCCTTCAAAACCCCAGACTTTGTGCAAAACCAAAAAGTTACACAGAAGACAGATGTTTACTGCCTCGGAATAATCATTCTTGAAGTGATCACTGGCAAGTTCCCTGCCCAGTATCACAGCAATGGCAAGGGTGGTACTGATGTTGTTCAATGGGCCCATTCTGCTGTTTCAGAAGGAATGGAAGTTGAATTGGTCGATCCAGAGTTGTCATCAAACGACACAAATTCACGCAATCAGATGCTAAAACTTCTCCGTATTGGTGTTGCTTGCACCGAAAGTAACTCTGATCAAAGACCAAAAATGAAAGAAGCTATTAGAAGGATAGAGGAGGTACAGGTTTAA
- the LOC106760835 gene encoding probable polygalacturonase, which translates to MVENSGVLGWFLLNPKTPPFASHKTLFAFLWVAALASLFVWQRNTISGFLVLGGVPVQPPPKLRPVVFCLTEFGGVGDGVTLNTEAFERGVRAISKLGNKGGGQLTVPPGRWLTAPFNLTSHMTLFLAPDAVILAIQDEKYWPLMPALPSYGYGREHPGPRYTSLIHGQNLRDVVITGHNGTINGQGQTWWTKYRQKILNHTRGPLVQILWSSDIVISNITLRDSPFWTLHPYDCKNVTVKNVTILAPVYHAPNTDGIDPDSCEDMLIEDCYISVGDDAIAIKSGWDQYGITYGRPSKNIVIRNLVVRSNVSAGISIGSEMSGGVSNVLVENILVWESRRAMRIKTAPGRGGYVRQITYRNLVFKNVRVGIVIKTDYNEHPGAGYDPKAFPILRDIRFINIRGQGVRVPVRIQGSEQIPIRNVTFQNMKVGTTYKKKHIFQCAFVQGQVIGTISPSPCDSFDRYDEQGKLVKHAASQNVTDIDYEI; encoded by the exons ATGGTGGAGAATTCAGGGGTACTCGGGTGGTTCCTCCTCAACCCCAAAACGCCACCTTTCGCTTCTCACAAGACCCTCTTCGCGTTCCTGTGGGTGGCGGCGCTGGCCTCGCTTTTCGTCTGGCAGAGGAACACGATCAGCGGCTTTCTGGTGCTGGGTGGTGTTCCGGTGCAGCCGCCGCCGAAGCTGCGGCCCGTGGTTTTCTGTTTGACTGAGTTTGGTGGGGTCGGTGACGGCGTTACTCTCAACACTGAGGCGTTTGAGAGAGGTGTTAGGGCCATTTCCAAGTTGGGGAATAAGGGTGGCGGCCAACTCACTGTGCCACCTGGACGTTGGCTCACAGCACCCTTCAACCTCACCAGCCACATGACTCTGTTTCTTGCTCCTGATGCGGTTATACTTGCAATTCAG GACGAAAAGTATTGGCCACTGATGCCTGCATTGCCTTCATATGGGTATGGAAGGGAGCATCCTGGGCCTCGATATACCAGTTTGATCCACGGTCAAAATCTTAGAGATGTTGTCATAACAG GGCATAATGGTACCATAAATGGACAGGGACAAACATGGTGGACAAAATATCGGCAAAAGATTCTGAACCACACTAGGGGGCCACTTGTTCAGATATTATGGTCTAGTGACATTGTGATCTCAAATATTACTTTGCGTGACTCTCCTTTTTGGACACTTCATCCGTATGACTGCAAAAATGTTACAGTGAAAAATGTCACTATATTGGCTCCTGTATATCACGCTCCAAATACTGATGGCATAGATCCTG ATTCTTGTGAGGATATGTTGATAGAGGACTGTTACATAAGTGTGGGGGATGATGCAATTGCAATAAAAAGTGGATGGGATCAATATGGAATTACTTATGGGAGGCCTTCCAAGAATATAGTGATTCGAAACCTTGTTGTTCGATCTAATGTCAG TGCTGGGATCTCAATAGGCAGTGAGATGTCTGGTGGGGTATCCAACGTGCTGGTGGAGAACATTCTGGTATGGGAATCAAGACGTGCCATGAGAATCAAGACAGCACCAGGAAGAGGTGGCTACGTGCGCCAAATAACTTACAGGAACCTAGTTTTCAAAAACGTGCGTGTTGGAATTGTGATAAAGACAGATTACAATGAACACCCTGGTGCTGGATACGATCCAAAAGCATTTCCAATACTGAGAGACATAAGGTTCATCAATATCCGTGGCCAAGGAGTTCGTGTGCCAGTTCGAATTCAAGGCAGTGAACAGATTCCAATAAGAAATGTGACATTCCAGAACATGAAGGTTGGCACAACCTACAAGAAGAAGCATATCTTCCAGTGTGCCTTTGTCCAAGGTCAGGTAATAGGGACCATCTCTCCCTCTCCCTGTGACAGCTTTGATCGGTACGATGAGCAAGGGAAGCTTGTTAAGCATGCTGCTTCGCAGAATGTCACAGACATAGATTATGAAATTTGA
- the LOC106760930 gene encoding photosystem I chlorophyll a/b-binding protein 6, chloroplastic yields the protein MALAVSSTALSSLPNRSFSREIHQKVNLAERTGTWLGLSRRTTANATKGVSAVCEPLPPDRPLWFPGSSPPEWLDGSLPGDFGFDPLGLGSDPELLKWFAQAELVHGRWAMLAVFGILVPELLERLGYVDNFNWYDAGSREYFTDHTTLFVAQMGLMGWVEGRRWADMLNPGSVDIEPKVPHITNPKPDVGYPGGLWFDPMDWGRGSPEPVMVLRTKEIKNGRLAMLAFVGFWFQAIYVGADPIENLMAHLADPGHCNVFSAFTR from the exons ATGGCTTTAGCAGTTTCCTCCACTGCATTGTCAAGTCTTCCAAACAGGTCTTTTAGCAGAGAAATACATCAAAAGGTTAATTTGGCCGAAAGAACAGGGACATGGTTGGGTTTGAGCAGAAGAACAACTGCAAATGCAACAAAAGGAGTGTCAGCTGTGTGTGAGCCACTTCCTCCAGATAGACCATTGTGGTTCCCTGGTAGTTCACCTCCTGAGTGGCTCGATGGCAG TCTTCCCGGTGATTTCGGTTTTGATCCTCTTGGATTAG GGTCTGATCCAGAGTTGCTAAAGTGGTTCGCTCAAGCGGAACTAGTACATGGAAGATGGGCGATGCTTGCAGTGTTTGGAATTCTGGTTCCGGAGTTGCTGGAAAGACTTGGTTACGTTGACAACTTCAACTGGTACGATGCCGGATCGCGAGAGTACTTTACAGACCACACAACGCTGTTCGTGGCGCAAATGGGCCTGATGGGCTGGGTGGAGGGTCGAAGATGGGCCGACATGCTTAACCCAGGAAGCGTTGACATTGAGCCCAAAGTGCCTCACATTACGAACCCGAAGCCCGATGTCGGGTACCCGGGTGGGCTGTGGTTTGACCCGATGGACTGGGGTCGTGGGTCACCTGAACCAGTGATGGTGTTGAGGACGAAGGAGATAAAGAATGGAAGACTTGCAATGCTGGCATTTGTAGGGTTCTGGTTTCAAGCTATTTACGTTGGAGCTGATCCCATTGAAAATTTGATGGCTCACCTTGCTGATCCTGGCCACTGCAACGTTTTCTCG GCTTTCACGCGGTAA